A single genomic interval of Trichosurus vulpecula isolate mTriVul1 chromosome 6, mTriVul1.pri, whole genome shotgun sequence harbors:
- the CPSF7 gene encoding cleavage and polyadenylation specificity factor subunit 7 isoform X5: protein MSEGVDLIDIYADEEFNQDPEFSNADQIDLYDDVLAASSQPSDDRSSSAEPPPPIRQEQSPKPNSKSPAILYTYSGLRNKRAAVYVGSFSWWTTDQQLIQIIRSVGVYDVVELKFAENRANGQSKGYAEVVVASENSVHKLLELLPGKILNGEKVDVRLATRQNLSQFEAQARKRECVRVPRGGVPPRAHSRDSSDSADGRATPTENLVPPPPRVDKPPSVLPYFSRPPSALPLMGLPPPPIPPPPPLSSGFGVPPPPPGIHYQHLMPPPPRLPPHLAVPPPGAIPPALHLNPAFFPPPNATVGPPPDAYIKASAPYNHHGRSKCHGRSGMVLSPCSRELGPPPPTTCEAEFEEIMNRNRAISSSAISKAVSGASAGDYSDAIETLLTAIAVIKQSRVANDERCRVLISSLKDCLHGIEAKSYSVGAAGSSSRKRHRSRERSPSRSRESSRRHRDVLHNEDRHEDYFQERNREHERHRDRERDRHH, encoded by the exons ATGTCGGAGGGAGTGGACCTGATCGATATATACGCGGACGAGGAGTTCAACCAG GACCCAGAGTTCAGCAATGCTGATCAGATTGACCTCTACGATGACGTGCTGGCCGCCAGCTCGCAGCCATCCGATGACCGAAGCAGCAGTGCTGAGCCACCACCTCCTATCCGGCAGGAGCAGTCTCCCAAGCCCAACAGCAAGTCGCCGGCGATCCTGTACACCTACAGCGGGCTGCGGAATAAGCGAGCCGCGGTCTACGTGGGCAGCTTCTCCTGG TGGACAACAGACCAACAGCTGATCCAAATTATCCGTTCTGTGGGAGTCTATGATGTTGTGGAGCTCAAATTTGCAGAGAATCGAGCCAATGGCCAGTCCAAAGG GTATGCTGAGGTGGTGGTGGCCTCCGAGAACTCTGTCCACAAACTGTTGGAGCTCCTGCCTGGCAAGATTCTCAATGGGGAGAAAGTGGACGTGAGGCTGGCCACCCGGCAGAACTTGTCACAGTTTGAGGCGCAGGCTCGGAAACGTGAGTGCGTCCGAGTCCCAAGAGGGG GAGTACCTCCACGTGCCCACTCCAGAGATTCTAGTGACTCTGCTGATGGACGGGCCACACCCACTGAGAACCTTGTGCCCCCACCCCCCCGCGTGGACAAGCCCCCCAGTGTGCTACCCTACTTCAGCCGCCCTCCCTCAGCTCTTCCCCTGATGGGTCTGCCCCCACCACCCATCCCCCCTCCGCCACCTCTCTCCTCGGGCTTTGgggtccctcctcctcctcctggtaTCCATTACCAGCATCTCATGCCCCCACCTCCCCGACTGCCTCCCCACCTGGCTGTGCCTCCCCCAGGGGCCATTCCACCTGCCCTGCACCTCAACCCCGCCTTCTTTCCCCCACCAAATGCTACAGTGGGGCCTCCGCCAGATGCTTACATCAAGGCCTCTGCACCCTATAACCACCATGGCAG ATCTAAGTGCCACGGGCGGTCAGGGATGGTGTTGTCTCCGTGCAGCCGAGAACTGGGCCCCCCGCCCCCAACAACGTGCGAAGCCGAGTTCGAGGAGATCATGAATCGGAACAGAGCAATCTCTAGCAGTGCCATTTCCAAAGCTGTCTCTGGGGCCAGCGCAG GGGACTATAGTGACGCTATTGAGACGCTCCTCACAGCCATTGCTGTCATCAAACAATCCCGGGTCGCCAACGACGAACGTTGCCGTGTGCTCATCTCCTCCCTTAAGGACTGTCTTCATGGCATCGAAGCCAAGTCCTACAGCGTGGGTGCCGCTGGGAGCTCTTCCAG GAAAAGACACCGGTCCCGGGAGCGATCACCTAGCCGGTCCCGGGAGAGCAGCCGGAGGCACCGGGACGTGCTCCATAATGAGGATAGGCACGAGGATTATTTTCAAGAAAGGAATCGGGAGCATGAGAGACATCGGGACAGAGAGCGGGACCGGCACCACTGA
- the CPSF7 gene encoding cleavage and polyadenylation specificity factor subunit 7 isoform X6, translated as MSEGVDLIDIYADEEFNQDPEFSNADQIDLYDDVLAASSQPSDDRSSSAEPPPPIRQEQSPKPNSKSPAILYTYSGLRNKRAAVYVGSFSWWTTDQQLIQIIRSVGVYDVVELKFAENRANGQSKGYAEVVVASENSVHKLLELLPGKILNGEKVDVRLATRQNLSQFEAQARKRVPPRAHSRDSSDSADGRATPTENLVPPPPRVDKPPSVLPYFSRPPSALPLMGLPPPPIPPPPPLSSGFGVPPPPPGIHYQHLMPPPPRLPPHLAVPPPGAIPPALHLNPAFFPPPNATVGPPPDAYIKASAPYNHHGRSKCHGRSGMVLSPCSRELGPPPPTTCEAEFEEIMNRNRAISSSAISKAVSGASAGDYSDAIETLLTAIAVIKQSRVANDERCRVLISSLKDCLHGIEAKSYSVGAAGSSSRKRHRSRERSPSRSRESSRRHRDVLHNEDRHEDYFQERNREHERHRDRERDRHH; from the exons ATGTCGGAGGGAGTGGACCTGATCGATATATACGCGGACGAGGAGTTCAACCAG GACCCAGAGTTCAGCAATGCTGATCAGATTGACCTCTACGATGACGTGCTGGCCGCCAGCTCGCAGCCATCCGATGACCGAAGCAGCAGTGCTGAGCCACCACCTCCTATCCGGCAGGAGCAGTCTCCCAAGCCCAACAGCAAGTCGCCGGCGATCCTGTACACCTACAGCGGGCTGCGGAATAAGCGAGCCGCGGTCTACGTGGGCAGCTTCTCCTGG TGGACAACAGACCAACAGCTGATCCAAATTATCCGTTCTGTGGGAGTCTATGATGTTGTGGAGCTCAAATTTGCAGAGAATCGAGCCAATGGCCAGTCCAAAGG GTATGCTGAGGTGGTGGTGGCCTCCGAGAACTCTGTCCACAAACTGTTGGAGCTCCTGCCTGGCAAGATTCTCAATGGGGAGAAAGTGGACGTGAGGCTGGCCACCCGGCAGAACTTGTCACAGTTTGAGGCGCAGGCTCGGAAAC GAGTACCTCCACGTGCCCACTCCAGAGATTCTAGTGACTCTGCTGATGGACGGGCCACACCCACTGAGAACCTTGTGCCCCCACCCCCCCGCGTGGACAAGCCCCCCAGTGTGCTACCCTACTTCAGCCGCCCTCCCTCAGCTCTTCCCCTGATGGGTCTGCCCCCACCACCCATCCCCCCTCCGCCACCTCTCTCCTCGGGCTTTGgggtccctcctcctcctcctggtaTCCATTACCAGCATCTCATGCCCCCACCTCCCCGACTGCCTCCCCACCTGGCTGTGCCTCCCCCAGGGGCCATTCCACCTGCCCTGCACCTCAACCCCGCCTTCTTTCCCCCACCAAATGCTACAGTGGGGCCTCCGCCAGATGCTTACATCAAGGCCTCTGCACCCTATAACCACCATGGCAG ATCTAAGTGCCACGGGCGGTCAGGGATGGTGTTGTCTCCGTGCAGCCGAGAACTGGGCCCCCCGCCCCCAACAACGTGCGAAGCCGAGTTCGAGGAGATCATGAATCGGAACAGAGCAATCTCTAGCAGTGCCATTTCCAAAGCTGTCTCTGGGGCCAGCGCAG GGGACTATAGTGACGCTATTGAGACGCTCCTCACAGCCATTGCTGTCATCAAACAATCCCGGGTCGCCAACGACGAACGTTGCCGTGTGCTCATCTCCTCCCTTAAGGACTGTCTTCATGGCATCGAAGCCAAGTCCTACAGCGTGGGTGCCGCTGGGAGCTCTTCCAG GAAAAGACACCGGTCCCGGGAGCGATCACCTAGCCGGTCCCGGGAGAGCAGCCGGAGGCACCGGGACGTGCTCCATAATGAGGATAGGCACGAGGATTATTTTCAAGAAAGGAATCGGGAGCATGAGAGACATCGGGACAGAGAGCGGGACCGGCACCACTGA
- the CPSF7 gene encoding cleavage and polyadenylation specificity factor subunit 7 isoform X2, protein MGKARPGLGGLGSPGPRLRKGRPAGLLSGAPRPPPAQPRPALLTRTTGAAAAAAAAAAAAAISAQARPEAHLPATSGDLAPAPTRPRSLGGERHHRHLSSSRRPRGLRAMSEGVDLIDIYADEEFNQDPEFSNADQIDLYDDVLAASSQPSDDRSSSAEPPPPIRQEQSPKPNSKSPAILYTYSGLRNKRAAVYVGSFSWWTTDQQLIQIIRSVGVYDVVELKFAENRANGQSKGYAEVVVASENSVHKLLELLPGKILNGEKVDVRLATRQNLSQFEAQARKRVPPRAHSRDSSDSADGRATPTENLVPPPPRVDKPPSVLPYFSRPPSALPLMGLPPPPIPPPPPLSSGFGVPPPPPGIHYQHLMPPPPRLPPHLAVPPPGAIPPALHLNPAFFPPPNATVGPPPDAYIKASAPYNHHGRSKCHGRSGMVLSPCSRELGPPPPTTCEAEFEEIMNRNRAISSSAISKAVSGASAGDYSDAIETLLTAIAVIKQSRVANDERCRVLISSLKDCLHGIEAKSYSVGAAGSSSRKRHRSRERSPSRSRESSRRHRDVLHNEDRHEDYFQERNREHERHRDRERDRHH, encoded by the exons ATGGGGAAGGCGAGGCCTGGCCTGGGGGGGTTGGGTTCCCCAGGCCCTCGACTCAGGAAGGGCCGGCCGGCCGGCCTTCTCTCCGGTGCTCCGCGGCCTCCCCCCGCCCAGCCTCGGCCCGCTCTCCTCACCCGAACCACCGGcgcagcagccgccgccgccgccgccgccgccgccgccgccatttCCGCTCAGGCCCGGCCGGAAGCGCATCTGCCGGCCACATCCGGGGACCTCGCGCCGGCCCCGACGCGCCCGCGGAGCCTcggaggggag CGGCACCACCGCCACCTTTCTTCCTCGCGGCGCCCCCGGGGTCTCAGAGCCATGTCGGAGGGAGTGGACCTGATCGATATATACGCGGACGAGGAGTTCAACCAG GACCCAGAGTTCAGCAATGCTGATCAGATTGACCTCTACGATGACGTGCTGGCCGCCAGCTCGCAGCCATCCGATGACCGAAGCAGCAGTGCTGAGCCACCACCTCCTATCCGGCAGGAGCAGTCTCCCAAGCCCAACAGCAAGTCGCCGGCGATCCTGTACACCTACAGCGGGCTGCGGAATAAGCGAGCCGCGGTCTACGTGGGCAGCTTCTCCTGG TGGACAACAGACCAACAGCTGATCCAAATTATCCGTTCTGTGGGAGTCTATGATGTTGTGGAGCTCAAATTTGCAGAGAATCGAGCCAATGGCCAGTCCAAAGG GTATGCTGAGGTGGTGGTGGCCTCCGAGAACTCTGTCCACAAACTGTTGGAGCTCCTGCCTGGCAAGATTCTCAATGGGGAGAAAGTGGACGTGAGGCTGGCCACCCGGCAGAACTTGTCACAGTTTGAGGCGCAGGCTCGGAAAC GAGTACCTCCACGTGCCCACTCCAGAGATTCTAGTGACTCTGCTGATGGACGGGCCACACCCACTGAGAACCTTGTGCCCCCACCCCCCCGCGTGGACAAGCCCCCCAGTGTGCTACCCTACTTCAGCCGCCCTCCCTCAGCTCTTCCCCTGATGGGTCTGCCCCCACCACCCATCCCCCCTCCGCCACCTCTCTCCTCGGGCTTTGgggtccctcctcctcctcctggtaTCCATTACCAGCATCTCATGCCCCCACCTCCCCGACTGCCTCCCCACCTGGCTGTGCCTCCCCCAGGGGCCATTCCACCTGCCCTGCACCTCAACCCCGCCTTCTTTCCCCCACCAAATGCTACAGTGGGGCCTCCGCCAGATGCTTACATCAAGGCCTCTGCACCCTATAACCACCATGGCAG ATCTAAGTGCCACGGGCGGTCAGGGATGGTGTTGTCTCCGTGCAGCCGAGAACTGGGCCCCCCGCCCCCAACAACGTGCGAAGCCGAGTTCGAGGAGATCATGAATCGGAACAGAGCAATCTCTAGCAGTGCCATTTCCAAAGCTGTCTCTGGGGCCAGCGCAG GGGACTATAGTGACGCTATTGAGACGCTCCTCACAGCCATTGCTGTCATCAAACAATCCCGGGTCGCCAACGACGAACGTTGCCGTGTGCTCATCTCCTCCCTTAAGGACTGTCTTCATGGCATCGAAGCCAAGTCCTACAGCGTGGGTGCCGCTGGGAGCTCTTCCAG GAAAAGACACCGGTCCCGGGAGCGATCACCTAGCCGGTCCCGGGAGAGCAGCCGGAGGCACCGGGACGTGCTCCATAATGAGGATAGGCACGAGGATTATTTTCAAGAAAGGAATCGGGAGCATGAGAGACATCGGGACAGAGAGCGGGACCGGCACCACTGA
- the CPSF7 gene encoding cleavage and polyadenylation specificity factor subunit 7 isoform X3, whose protein sequence is MGKARPGLGGLGSPGPRLRKGRPAGLLSGAPRPPPAQPRPALLTRTTGAAAAAAAAAAAAAISAQARPEAHLPATSGDLAPAPTRPRSLGGERHHRHLSSSRRPRGLRAMSEGVDLIDIYADEEFNQDPEFSNADQIDLYDDVLAASSQPSDDRSSSAEPPPPIRQEQSPKPNSKSPAILYTYSGLRNKRAAVYVGSFSWWTTDQQLIQIIRSVGVYDVVELKFAENRANGQSKGYAEVVVASENSVHKLLELLPGKILNGEKVDVRLATRQNLSQFEAQARKRECVRVPRGGVPPRAHSRDSSDSADGRATPTENLVPPPPRVDKPPSVLPYFSRPPSALPLMGLPPPPIPPPPPLSSGFGVPPPPPGIHYQHLMPPPPRLPPHLAVPPPGAIPPALHLNPAFFPPPNATVGPPPDAYIKASAPYNHHGSRELGPPPPTTCEAEFEEIMNRNRAISSSAISKAVSGASAGDYSDAIETLLTAIAVIKQSRVANDERCRVLISSLKDCLHGIEAKSYSVGAAGSSSRKRHRSRERSPSRSRESSRRHRDVLHNEDRHEDYFQERNREHERHRDRERDRHH, encoded by the exons ATGGGGAAGGCGAGGCCTGGCCTGGGGGGGTTGGGTTCCCCAGGCCCTCGACTCAGGAAGGGCCGGCCGGCCGGCCTTCTCTCCGGTGCTCCGCGGCCTCCCCCCGCCCAGCCTCGGCCCGCTCTCCTCACCCGAACCACCGGcgcagcagccgccgccgccgccgccgccgccgccgccgccatttCCGCTCAGGCCCGGCCGGAAGCGCATCTGCCGGCCACATCCGGGGACCTCGCGCCGGCCCCGACGCGCCCGCGGAGCCTcggaggggag CGGCACCACCGCCACCTTTCTTCCTCGCGGCGCCCCCGGGGTCTCAGAGCCATGTCGGAGGGAGTGGACCTGATCGATATATACGCGGACGAGGAGTTCAACCAG GACCCAGAGTTCAGCAATGCTGATCAGATTGACCTCTACGATGACGTGCTGGCCGCCAGCTCGCAGCCATCCGATGACCGAAGCAGCAGTGCTGAGCCACCACCTCCTATCCGGCAGGAGCAGTCTCCCAAGCCCAACAGCAAGTCGCCGGCGATCCTGTACACCTACAGCGGGCTGCGGAATAAGCGAGCCGCGGTCTACGTGGGCAGCTTCTCCTGG TGGACAACAGACCAACAGCTGATCCAAATTATCCGTTCTGTGGGAGTCTATGATGTTGTGGAGCTCAAATTTGCAGAGAATCGAGCCAATGGCCAGTCCAAAGG GTATGCTGAGGTGGTGGTGGCCTCCGAGAACTCTGTCCACAAACTGTTGGAGCTCCTGCCTGGCAAGATTCTCAATGGGGAGAAAGTGGACGTGAGGCTGGCCACCCGGCAGAACTTGTCACAGTTTGAGGCGCAGGCTCGGAAACGTGAGTGCGTCCGAGTCCCAAGAGGGG GAGTACCTCCACGTGCCCACTCCAGAGATTCTAGTGACTCTGCTGATGGACGGGCCACACCCACTGAGAACCTTGTGCCCCCACCCCCCCGCGTGGACAAGCCCCCCAGTGTGCTACCCTACTTCAGCCGCCCTCCCTCAGCTCTTCCCCTGATGGGTCTGCCCCCACCACCCATCCCCCCTCCGCCACCTCTCTCCTCGGGCTTTGgggtccctcctcctcctcctggtaTCCATTACCAGCATCTCATGCCCCCACCTCCCCGACTGCCTCCCCACCTGGCTGTGCCTCCCCCAGGGGCCATTCCACCTGCCCTGCACCTCAACCCCGCCTTCTTTCCCCCACCAAATGCTACAGTGGGGCCTCCGCCAGATGCTTACATCAAGGCCTCTGCACCCTATAACCACCATGGCAG CCGAGAACTGGGCCCCCCGCCCCCAACAACGTGCGAAGCCGAGTTCGAGGAGATCATGAATCGGAACAGAGCAATCTCTAGCAGTGCCATTTCCAAAGCTGTCTCTGGGGCCAGCGCAG GGGACTATAGTGACGCTATTGAGACGCTCCTCACAGCCATTGCTGTCATCAAACAATCCCGGGTCGCCAACGACGAACGTTGCCGTGTGCTCATCTCCTCCCTTAAGGACTGTCTTCATGGCATCGAAGCCAAGTCCTACAGCGTGGGTGCCGCTGGGAGCTCTTCCAG GAAAAGACACCGGTCCCGGGAGCGATCACCTAGCCGGTCCCGGGAGAGCAGCCGGAGGCACCGGGACGTGCTCCATAATGAGGATAGGCACGAGGATTATTTTCAAGAAAGGAATCGGGAGCATGAGAGACATCGGGACAGAGAGCGGGACCGGCACCACTGA
- the CPSF7 gene encoding cleavage and polyadenylation specificity factor subunit 7 isoform X1: MGKARPGLGGLGSPGPRLRKGRPAGLLSGAPRPPPAQPRPALLTRTTGAAAAAAAAAAAAAISAQARPEAHLPATSGDLAPAPTRPRSLGGERHHRHLSSSRRPRGLRAMSEGVDLIDIYADEEFNQDPEFSNADQIDLYDDVLAASSQPSDDRSSSAEPPPPIRQEQSPKPNSKSPAILYTYSGLRNKRAAVYVGSFSWWTTDQQLIQIIRSVGVYDVVELKFAENRANGQSKGYAEVVVASENSVHKLLELLPGKILNGEKVDVRLATRQNLSQFEAQARKRECVRVPRGGVPPRAHSRDSSDSADGRATPTENLVPPPPRVDKPPSVLPYFSRPPSALPLMGLPPPPIPPPPPLSSGFGVPPPPPGIHYQHLMPPPPRLPPHLAVPPPGAIPPALHLNPAFFPPPNATVGPPPDAYIKASAPYNHHGRSKCHGRSGMVLSPCSRELGPPPPTTCEAEFEEIMNRNRAISSSAISKAVSGASAGDYSDAIETLLTAIAVIKQSRVANDERCRVLISSLKDCLHGIEAKSYSVGAAGSSSRKRHRSRERSPSRSRESSRRHRDVLHNEDRHEDYFQERNREHERHRDRERDRHH; encoded by the exons ATGGGGAAGGCGAGGCCTGGCCTGGGGGGGTTGGGTTCCCCAGGCCCTCGACTCAGGAAGGGCCGGCCGGCCGGCCTTCTCTCCGGTGCTCCGCGGCCTCCCCCCGCCCAGCCTCGGCCCGCTCTCCTCACCCGAACCACCGGcgcagcagccgccgccgccgccgccgccgccgccgccgccatttCCGCTCAGGCCCGGCCGGAAGCGCATCTGCCGGCCACATCCGGGGACCTCGCGCCGGCCCCGACGCGCCCGCGGAGCCTcggaggggag CGGCACCACCGCCACCTTTCTTCCTCGCGGCGCCCCCGGGGTCTCAGAGCCATGTCGGAGGGAGTGGACCTGATCGATATATACGCGGACGAGGAGTTCAACCAG GACCCAGAGTTCAGCAATGCTGATCAGATTGACCTCTACGATGACGTGCTGGCCGCCAGCTCGCAGCCATCCGATGACCGAAGCAGCAGTGCTGAGCCACCACCTCCTATCCGGCAGGAGCAGTCTCCCAAGCCCAACAGCAAGTCGCCGGCGATCCTGTACACCTACAGCGGGCTGCGGAATAAGCGAGCCGCGGTCTACGTGGGCAGCTTCTCCTGG TGGACAACAGACCAACAGCTGATCCAAATTATCCGTTCTGTGGGAGTCTATGATGTTGTGGAGCTCAAATTTGCAGAGAATCGAGCCAATGGCCAGTCCAAAGG GTATGCTGAGGTGGTGGTGGCCTCCGAGAACTCTGTCCACAAACTGTTGGAGCTCCTGCCTGGCAAGATTCTCAATGGGGAGAAAGTGGACGTGAGGCTGGCCACCCGGCAGAACTTGTCACAGTTTGAGGCGCAGGCTCGGAAACGTGAGTGCGTCCGAGTCCCAAGAGGGG GAGTACCTCCACGTGCCCACTCCAGAGATTCTAGTGACTCTGCTGATGGACGGGCCACACCCACTGAGAACCTTGTGCCCCCACCCCCCCGCGTGGACAAGCCCCCCAGTGTGCTACCCTACTTCAGCCGCCCTCCCTCAGCTCTTCCCCTGATGGGTCTGCCCCCACCACCCATCCCCCCTCCGCCACCTCTCTCCTCGGGCTTTGgggtccctcctcctcctcctggtaTCCATTACCAGCATCTCATGCCCCCACCTCCCCGACTGCCTCCCCACCTGGCTGTGCCTCCCCCAGGGGCCATTCCACCTGCCCTGCACCTCAACCCCGCCTTCTTTCCCCCACCAAATGCTACAGTGGGGCCTCCGCCAGATGCTTACATCAAGGCCTCTGCACCCTATAACCACCATGGCAG ATCTAAGTGCCACGGGCGGTCAGGGATGGTGTTGTCTCCGTGCAGCCGAGAACTGGGCCCCCCGCCCCCAACAACGTGCGAAGCCGAGTTCGAGGAGATCATGAATCGGAACAGAGCAATCTCTAGCAGTGCCATTTCCAAAGCTGTCTCTGGGGCCAGCGCAG GGGACTATAGTGACGCTATTGAGACGCTCCTCACAGCCATTGCTGTCATCAAACAATCCCGGGTCGCCAACGACGAACGTTGCCGTGTGCTCATCTCCTCCCTTAAGGACTGTCTTCATGGCATCGAAGCCAAGTCCTACAGCGTGGGTGCCGCTGGGAGCTCTTCCAG GAAAAGACACCGGTCCCGGGAGCGATCACCTAGCCGGTCCCGGGAGAGCAGCCGGAGGCACCGGGACGTGCTCCATAATGAGGATAGGCACGAGGATTATTTTCAAGAAAGGAATCGGGAGCATGAGAGACATCGGGACAGAGAGCGGGACCGGCACCACTGA
- the CPSF7 gene encoding cleavage and polyadenylation specificity factor subunit 7 isoform X4 encodes MGKARPGLGGLGSPGPRLRKGRPAGLLSGAPRPPPAQPRPALLTRTTGAAAAAAAAAAAAAISAQARPEAHLPATSGDLAPAPTRPRSLGGERHHRHLSSSRRPRGLRAMSEGVDLIDIYADEEFNQDPEFSNADQIDLYDDVLAASSQPSDDRSSSAEPPPPIRQEQSPKPNSKSPAILYTYSGLRNKRAAVYVGSFSWWTTDQQLIQIIRSVGVYDVVELKFAENRANGQSKGYAEVVVASENSVHKLLELLPGKILNGEKVDVRLATRQNLSQFEAQARKRVPPRAHSRDSSDSADGRATPTENLVPPPPRVDKPPSVLPYFSRPPSALPLMGLPPPPIPPPPPLSSGFGVPPPPPGIHYQHLMPPPPRLPPHLAVPPPGAIPPALHLNPAFFPPPNATVGPPPDAYIKASAPYNHHGSRELGPPPPTTCEAEFEEIMNRNRAISSSAISKAVSGASAGDYSDAIETLLTAIAVIKQSRVANDERCRVLISSLKDCLHGIEAKSYSVGAAGSSSRKRHRSRERSPSRSRESSRRHRDVLHNEDRHEDYFQERNREHERHRDRERDRHH; translated from the exons ATGGGGAAGGCGAGGCCTGGCCTGGGGGGGTTGGGTTCCCCAGGCCCTCGACTCAGGAAGGGCCGGCCGGCCGGCCTTCTCTCCGGTGCTCCGCGGCCTCCCCCCGCCCAGCCTCGGCCCGCTCTCCTCACCCGAACCACCGGcgcagcagccgccgccgccgccgccgccgccgccgccgccatttCCGCTCAGGCCCGGCCGGAAGCGCATCTGCCGGCCACATCCGGGGACCTCGCGCCGGCCCCGACGCGCCCGCGGAGCCTcggaggggag CGGCACCACCGCCACCTTTCTTCCTCGCGGCGCCCCCGGGGTCTCAGAGCCATGTCGGAGGGAGTGGACCTGATCGATATATACGCGGACGAGGAGTTCAACCAG GACCCAGAGTTCAGCAATGCTGATCAGATTGACCTCTACGATGACGTGCTGGCCGCCAGCTCGCAGCCATCCGATGACCGAAGCAGCAGTGCTGAGCCACCACCTCCTATCCGGCAGGAGCAGTCTCCCAAGCCCAACAGCAAGTCGCCGGCGATCCTGTACACCTACAGCGGGCTGCGGAATAAGCGAGCCGCGGTCTACGTGGGCAGCTTCTCCTGG TGGACAACAGACCAACAGCTGATCCAAATTATCCGTTCTGTGGGAGTCTATGATGTTGTGGAGCTCAAATTTGCAGAGAATCGAGCCAATGGCCAGTCCAAAGG GTATGCTGAGGTGGTGGTGGCCTCCGAGAACTCTGTCCACAAACTGTTGGAGCTCCTGCCTGGCAAGATTCTCAATGGGGAGAAAGTGGACGTGAGGCTGGCCACCCGGCAGAACTTGTCACAGTTTGAGGCGCAGGCTCGGAAAC GAGTACCTCCACGTGCCCACTCCAGAGATTCTAGTGACTCTGCTGATGGACGGGCCACACCCACTGAGAACCTTGTGCCCCCACCCCCCCGCGTGGACAAGCCCCCCAGTGTGCTACCCTACTTCAGCCGCCCTCCCTCAGCTCTTCCCCTGATGGGTCTGCCCCCACCACCCATCCCCCCTCCGCCACCTCTCTCCTCGGGCTTTGgggtccctcctcctcctcctggtaTCCATTACCAGCATCTCATGCCCCCACCTCCCCGACTGCCTCCCCACCTGGCTGTGCCTCCCCCAGGGGCCATTCCACCTGCCCTGCACCTCAACCCCGCCTTCTTTCCCCCACCAAATGCTACAGTGGGGCCTCCGCCAGATGCTTACATCAAGGCCTCTGCACCCTATAACCACCATGGCAG CCGAGAACTGGGCCCCCCGCCCCCAACAACGTGCGAAGCCGAGTTCGAGGAGATCATGAATCGGAACAGAGCAATCTCTAGCAGTGCCATTTCCAAAGCTGTCTCTGGGGCCAGCGCAG GGGACTATAGTGACGCTATTGAGACGCTCCTCACAGCCATTGCTGTCATCAAACAATCCCGGGTCGCCAACGACGAACGTTGCCGTGTGCTCATCTCCTCCCTTAAGGACTGTCTTCATGGCATCGAAGCCAAGTCCTACAGCGTGGGTGCCGCTGGGAGCTCTTCCAG GAAAAGACACCGGTCCCGGGAGCGATCACCTAGCCGGTCCCGGGAGAGCAGCCGGAGGCACCGGGACGTGCTCCATAATGAGGATAGGCACGAGGATTATTTTCAAGAAAGGAATCGGGAGCATGAGAGACATCGGGACAGAGAGCGGGACCGGCACCACTGA